A region of Chlamydia crocodili DNA encodes the following proteins:
- a CDS encoding NAD(P)H-dependent glycerol-3-phosphate dehydrogenase, with amino-acid sequence MKEKIAYLGMGIWGFCLASLLANKGYQVVGWARNPELVAQLQTEKRHPQAPDIPIHPNLSFTTDMAEAVVGASMIVEGVSSAGIRPVSEQLKTITDLNVPFVITSKGIEQHTGLLLSEIVVEIFGKDASQYLGYLSGPSIAREVLKGCPCSVVISAYNPDTLKKIHNAFLTPTFRVYPNSDLKGVALGGALKNIIAIACGISDGFHFGDNAKSGLVTRGLHEIRKFATIMDCRPDTLNGLAGLGDLCTTCFSSLSRNTKFGKLIAQGMTLEKAKAEIGMVVEGAYTALSAYQIAKHHKIDMPITTGIYRVLYENLDIKEGIAALLQRNTKEEYL; translated from the coding sequence ATGAAGGAAAAAATTGCCTACTTAGGTATGGGCATTTGGGGATTTTGTCTCGCATCATTACTAGCAAATAAGGGTTACCAGGTTGTTGGATGGGCCCGCAATCCTGAATTGGTTGCTCAATTACAAACAGAGAAACGTCATCCCCAAGCTCCTGATATTCCTATTCATCCAAATCTGTCCTTTACTACAGATATGGCAGAAGCTGTAGTAGGAGCTTCTATGATTGTTGAAGGCGTATCCTCAGCAGGCATACGTCCCGTATCTGAACAGTTAAAAACAATCACAGATCTCAATGTACCTTTTGTTATTACTTCAAAAGGTATCGAACAACATACGGGATTATTACTTAGTGAGATTGTTGTAGAAATTTTTGGTAAAGATGCTTCGCAGTATCTCGGTTATCTTAGTGGGCCTTCTATAGCTAGAGAAGTTCTTAAAGGCTGTCCATGTTCTGTAGTGATCAGCGCGTATAATCCGGATACCTTAAAAAAAATACACAATGCTTTCCTGACTCCAACATTCCGAGTATATCCTAATAGTGATCTTAAAGGTGTTGCTCTCGGAGGAGCTTTAAAGAATATCATAGCAATTGCTTGTGGAATTTCCGATGGATTCCATTTTGGGGACAATGCCAAATCGGGATTAGTCACTCGAGGACTTCATGAAATACGAAAATTTGCAACGATTATGGACTGCCGCCCTGATACTCTTAATGGTTTGGCAGGTCTTGGGGATCTCTGCACAACGTGCTTTTCTTCATTAAGTAGAAATACAAAATTTGGGAAGCTGATAGCTCAAGGAATGACTCTTGAGAAGGCGAAAGCAGAAATCGGTATGGTTGTTGAAGGCGCTTATACTGCTCTTTCAGCATACCAAATTGCCAAACATCATAAAATTGATATGCCGATAACCACAGGTATCTATCGCGTATTATATGAGAATCTCGATATTAAAGAAGGCATCGCTGCACTTTTACAAAGAAATACTAAAGAAGAATATCTTTAA
- a CDS encoding type III secretion system protein — MFFQFLKKKVASLGISPLGLLVVSTAFGSAIFFGKNTSKSPDFSQPSEKKTTGWFKLSQVGNPKLLESLAKKEQIERDLTMFQSVANATVALSLPTEDDPDIVPQVSVILSSHKNEVFSSSLLLSITDYLSSSIPGLNKEHITLLDNLGNIYSPGELSTNSLLLSACEGYLGKIFPKEHFALAYLTIKNTPTVQLTVNEKYLIKFPKEKREAFLIHAENCLKKICGNNYPIVIEKFPFSQTIQKDRLSYKLLVGGTILLSSLGIVALASFYLAFYAYERIPSESKKIKQGINITKLVEILQKESPEKIRLILSYLDPKKADEIFKHLPEDIKHQVLKL; from the coding sequence GTGTTTTTCCAATTCCTAAAAAAGAAAGTTGCTTCGTTAGGCATCTCTCCTTTAGGCCTTTTAGTTGTTTCTACAGCTTTTGGGAGTGCCATCTTTTTTGGAAAAAACACTTCCAAATCTCCTGATTTTTCTCAGCCATCTGAAAAAAAAACTACAGGCTGGTTTAAGCTTAGTCAAGTAGGAAATCCTAAATTACTAGAATCCTTAGCAAAAAAAGAACAGATAGAAAGAGATCTGACAATGTTTCAATCAGTAGCTAATGCTACTGTAGCTCTATCTTTGCCTACGGAAGATGATCCTGATATTGTTCCTCAAGTTTCAGTTATTCTTTCCTCTCATAAAAACGAAGTATTCTCATCATCTCTATTACTTTCTATCACGGACTATCTATCCAGTAGTATTCCTGGATTAAACAAAGAACATATTACCCTATTGGATAATCTAGGGAATATTTACTCCCCAGGAGAGTTGTCTACCAACTCTCTATTACTATCTGCATGCGAAGGTTACTTAGGAAAAATTTTCCCTAAAGAACATTTTGCTCTTGCCTATCTAACAATAAAAAATACTCCTACTGTGCAGCTAACGGTTAATGAGAAGTACCTAATAAAATTCCCAAAAGAAAAAAGAGAAGCTTTTCTCATTCACGCCGAAAATTGTCTGAAAAAAATCTGTGGGAATAATTATCCTATTGTTATTGAGAAATTTCCTTTTTCACAAACAATACAGAAAGATCGCCTCTCTTATAAATTGCTCGTTGGAGGAACTATTCTACTTTCCAGTTTAGGGATTGTTGCTTTAGCAAGCTTTTACCTTGCTTTTTACGCTTATGAGCGCATTCCCTCAGAATCAAAAAAAATAAAACAGGGCATAAATATTACAAAGCTGGTAGAGATATTACAAAAAGAATCACCCGAAAAAATTAGGTTGATTCTCTCGTATTTGGATCCTAAGAAAGCCGATGAGATCTTCAAACATTTGCCTGAAGATATAAAACACCAAGTACTGAAATTATAA
- a CDS encoding FliH/SctL family protein, producing MSQSPGSLSDTEDSPERNKDWDEGFSQGFSEGETSGYDKALQELLSLIQIFRKLSIRMLSEIEKVPQQLKPDLVELAILTCEKFLYKKLDNVEELALLISSALQQHTSLRSLSPIKIFLHPEDHKQLNDWIATHEVPMIKHAEFLPDTSCKKSSYKMEVPSGILRQEIGEELDHLLSVLTA from the coding sequence CTGTCTCAATCCCCTGGTTCGCTTTCAGATACTGAAGATTCCCCAGAAAGAAATAAAGACTGGGACGAAGGATTCTCCCAAGGCTTTTCAGAAGGAGAAACCTCAGGATATGATAAAGCCTTGCAAGAACTTCTATCTCTGATTCAGATATTTCGGAAATTATCAATTCGTATGCTTTCTGAAATAGAGAAGGTCCCTCAACAACTGAAACCCGATCTTGTAGAACTTGCTATCTTAACCTGCGAGAAATTCCTCTATAAGAAATTGGACAATGTTGAAGAGCTTGCTCTTTTAATTTCCTCTGCTCTACAGCAACATACATCTTTGCGATCTTTATCTCCCATAAAGATCTTCCTTCATCCCGAAGATCATAAGCAACTTAATGATTGGATAGCAACGCATGAAGTCCCCATGATTAAACATGCGGAGTTTCTCCCTGATACATCTTGTAAAAAATCCAGCTACAAAATGGAGGTTCCCTCAGGAATTCTAAGACAAGAAATTGGAGAAGAATTAGATCATTTGCTTTCTGTTTTAACTGCATGA
- a CDS encoding CT620/CT621 family type III secretion system effector, translated as MKNSPIQGYQQINQISEGPVFAERRVSPAEVAADYTKMNEVASHLKIMQDLLKEASDLGLRREFISSLQHDFLDTGFELAVIQTVLTEKENKELRKEANKIFQEHLDRISPQALTTAPELAPVEGSIVNKMPFQSAFAYILLDKYIPAQETALYALGRELNLSGYAQNLFSPLLETIKSFNSAPIIYNLGSYISQTSGTANFKFGYQMIVDRYEEERLQLRNDIKSAENAQLLLKQISKNIQGNSSLSDAQKKQLEDIVKGYNNELSIMINQMKNLMLNLNALVFIPGNSEYDPSYKIMGSDFSIITLQDLEHKVVDGEIDINTGTAKGGLLNFFNNCLSDVQNYGDLAQTHQLMLELQMRAMQQEWSLIAASLKLIHNVYRTLISSYN; from the coding sequence ATGAAAAACTCTCCAATACAAGGCTATCAACAGATTAATCAGATTTCTGAAGGGCCGGTATTTGCAGAACGTCGTGTATCTCCTGCTGAGGTAGCTGCGGATTATACAAAGATGAACGAGGTAGCTTCTCATTTGAAAATCATGCAAGACTTGCTTAAAGAGGCTAGTGATTTGGGATTACGTAGGGAGTTCATATCTTCTTTACAGCATGATTTTTTAGATACAGGATTCGAACTTGCTGTAATACAAACTGTACTTACAGAAAAAGAAAATAAAGAGCTACGTAAGGAAGCAAATAAGATTTTTCAAGAGCATTTAGATAGAATATCTCCACAAGCGTTAACAACAGCTCCCGAGCTCGCTCCGGTAGAGGGTTCTATAGTCAATAAAATGCCTTTCCAGTCGGCATTTGCTTATATCCTTTTAGATAAATACATCCCTGCGCAAGAGACTGCTTTATATGCCTTAGGAAGAGAACTAAACCTCTCAGGATATGCTCAGAACTTGTTTAGTCCTCTTTTAGAAACTATAAAGAGTTTCAACTCCGCTCCTATTATCTATAATTTAGGATCATACATTTCTCAAACATCAGGAACTGCGAATTTTAAATTCGGTTATCAGATGATTGTAGATCGCTATGAAGAAGAACGTTTACAGTTGAGGAATGATATTAAAAGTGCTGAGAATGCTCAGCTTTTATTGAAGCAAATTTCTAAGAATATTCAGGGAAATAGTTCTCTTTCTGATGCTCAAAAAAAACAGCTCGAGGATATCGTTAAGGGCTATAATAATGAATTATCCATTATGATAAATCAGATGAAGAATCTGATGTTGAATCTGAATGCTCTTGTTTTCATTCCTGGGAACAGTGAATACGACCCTTCTTATAAGATTATGGGTTCAGACTTTTCTATAATTACATTACAAGATTTGGAGCATAAGGTTGTTGATGGAGAAATTGATATCAACACAGGGACTGCAAAAGGTGGCTTGTTGAATTTCTTTAACAACTGTCTTTCCGATGTGCAAAATTACGGAGATTTAGCACAAACACATCAATTGATGTTAGAACTTCAGATGCGTGCTATGCAGCAAGAATGGAGTTTAATTGCAGCATCATTGAAGCTGATACACAACGTATATCGTACGTTAATCAGTTCGTATAATTAG
- a CDS encoding FliI/YscN family ATPase — protein sequence MTHLNYEKSQLQYWQPYRTCGLLSRVSGNLLEVQGLSACLGELCRICTPKYPDLLAEVIGFHNQTTLLMSLSPMHYVALGSEVLPLRRPPSLHLSDHLLGRVIDGFGNPLDNKENLPKTHIKPLIAPPPSPMSRQPIQEIFPTGIKAIDAFLTLGKGQRIGVFSEPGSGKSSLLSAIASGSKSTINVIALIGERGREVREYIEQHASGLKQHRTIIIASPAHETAPTKVISGRAAMTIAEYFRDQGHDVLFIMDSLSRWIAALQEVALATGETLAAHQYAASVFHHVSEFTERAGNNDRGSITALYAILHYPNHPDIFTDYLKSLLDGHFFLTNQGKALASPPIDILLSLSRSAKKLALPHHYAAAEKLRALLKTYQEALDIIQLGAYTPGQDKDLDDAVKILPSIKSFLSQPLSSYCQLENTLKELEALVNLE from the coding sequence ATGACACATCTAAATTACGAAAAATCCCAACTTCAATATTGGCAGCCCTACCGCACATGTGGCCTTCTCTCTAGAGTCTCAGGGAATCTCTTAGAAGTTCAAGGACTATCAGCATGTCTTGGTGAACTCTGTCGTATTTGTACGCCAAAATATCCTGATCTCCTTGCTGAAGTGATCGGTTTCCACAACCAGACAACATTATTAATGTCGCTATCCCCTATGCACTATGTTGCTTTAGGCTCTGAAGTTCTCCCTCTACGTCGTCCGCCATCTCTACATCTTTCTGATCATCTTCTTGGTCGTGTCATTGATGGTTTCGGAAATCCATTAGATAATAAAGAAAACTTACCGAAAACACATATAAAACCCTTGATTGCTCCTCCTCCATCTCCAATGTCCCGACAGCCTATTCAAGAGATTTTCCCTACAGGTATTAAAGCTATCGATGCTTTTTTAACCTTAGGGAAAGGCCAACGTATTGGAGTATTCTCAGAACCAGGAAGTGGAAAATCTTCACTATTATCTGCAATAGCTTCGGGATCAAAATCTACAATTAATGTCATTGCCCTTATTGGAGAACGAGGCAGAGAAGTACGTGAATATATAGAGCAGCACGCGTCAGGACTCAAACAACACCGAACTATTATTATCGCCTCTCCCGCTCATGAAACGGCACCCACAAAGGTAATTTCAGGACGTGCTGCTATGACAATAGCAGAATATTTCCGAGATCAAGGTCATGATGTTTTATTCATTATGGATTCTCTATCACGATGGATAGCCGCCCTTCAAGAAGTTGCCCTAGCAACCGGTGAAACCCTAGCTGCTCACCAATATGCAGCTTCTGTTTTTCACCATGTATCAGAATTTACAGAACGTGCGGGAAATAATGACAGAGGTTCTATAACCGCCTTATACGCTATCTTACATTATCCTAATCACCCGGATATCTTTACGGATTACCTAAAATCTCTCTTAGACGGGCATTTCTTCCTTACAAACCAAGGCAAAGCTCTAGCTTCACCTCCTATCGATATTCTTCTTAGCCTATCAAGATCAGCGAAAAAACTTGCTCTTCCTCATCATTATGCAGCTGCCGAAAAACTTCGTGCCTTATTAAAAACATACCAAGAAGCTTTGGATATTATTCAACTAGGAGCCTACACTCCAGGACAAGATAAAGATCTCGATGATGCCGTAAAAATCCTTCCCAGCATAAAAAGTTTCCTTTCCCAGCCATTATCAAGTTACTGTCAGCTAGAGAACACCTTGAAAGAGTTGGAGGCGTTGGTAAATCTTGAATAA
- a CDS encoding UTP--glucose-1-phosphate uridylyltransferase — translation MTDSVIFPSVVEMSSLTEKLKSINQEHLLDSWSSLSQKQQQRLYYQISSIDVELFHKQRQLITSPRSILKDFHPLTSFASSGEDSERTKIGTHLLKEKKVACVVLAGGQGSRLKCDGPKGLFPVSPIKKKPLFQLVAEKVCAASKLANQPLPLAFMTSPLNNRQTRSYFESNDYFHLDPNQVDFFCQPLWPLLSLSGDLFLEDTDTLSLGPNGNGCLATLLYTSGLWEKWKKAGIEMVSVIPIDNPLALPFDVELCGFHGMENNEVTIKAASRQTAIEDVGILVQSNDSGKTSVIEYSEIPQNERFATNQDGTLKYCLANIGLYCLSMDFIAHAALRELPLYKAHKHAKQLGLYSSEKNSWKFEEFIFDLFCYSERCQTLVYPRQECFAPLKNLEGNHSPATVREALSARERQIFHKVTGKKLSPNTTFELEADFYYPSTSTSLHWENKAFFEEPFFEAS, via the coding sequence ATGACCGACTCTGTAATCTTTCCGTCTGTCGTGGAAATGTCTTCACTAACAGAAAAACTTAAATCTATTAATCAAGAGCACTTATTAGATTCATGGTCGTCCCTTTCTCAAAAACAACAACAACGCCTCTATTATCAAATTTCTTCCATAGATGTTGAGCTTTTCCATAAACAACGTCAGCTCATTACTTCTCCAAGATCTATCTTAAAAGATTTTCATCCTTTAACTTCCTTTGCTTCTTCTGGAGAAGATTCGGAAAGAACAAAAATAGGAACACATCTTCTAAAAGAAAAGAAAGTAGCTTGCGTGGTTCTTGCTGGTGGGCAAGGATCTAGATTAAAATGTGACGGTCCCAAAGGACTTTTCCCCGTATCTCCTATCAAAAAAAAGCCCCTCTTTCAGCTTGTTGCTGAAAAAGTCTGTGCAGCAAGCAAACTTGCGAATCAGCCTTTACCTTTAGCTTTTATGACATCTCCCTTAAATAATCGTCAGACGCGTTCCTACTTCGAATCTAATGATTATTTCCATCTTGATCCCAATCAAGTGGACTTTTTTTGTCAGCCACTTTGGCCTCTATTATCTTTATCAGGAGATCTCTTTCTAGAAGATACTGATACGCTATCCTTAGGGCCTAATGGCAATGGTTGCTTAGCAACTCTTCTATATACCTCAGGACTTTGGGAAAAATGGAAGAAAGCCGGAATCGAAATGGTTAGCGTTATTCCTATTGATAATCCTTTAGCTCTACCTTTTGATGTGGAACTTTGTGGATTCCACGGAATGGAAAATAATGAAGTAACTATTAAAGCAGCTTCGCGACAAACAGCCATTGAAGATGTGGGTATCTTAGTACAGTCTAATGATTCGGGGAAAACCTCAGTTATTGAGTATTCTGAAATACCTCAAAACGAACGTTTTGCCACAAATCAAGATGGGACTTTGAAGTATTGCCTCGCTAATATCGGGTTGTATTGCTTATCTATGGACTTCATCGCCCACGCGGCTCTACGTGAACTTCCTCTTTACAAAGCTCATAAACATGCAAAACAATTAGGACTCTATTCCTCTGAGAAAAATTCTTGGAAATTCGAAGAATTTATCTTTGATCTATTTTGTTATAGCGAACGTTGTCAAACTCTTGTCTATCCGCGTCAAGAATGCTTCGCACCCTTAAAAAATCTTGAAGGCAATCACAGTCCAGCGACTGTTCGAGAAGCTCTTTCAGCTAGAGAACGTCAAATTTTCCATAAAGTGACCGGAAAAAAACTTTCTCCGAACACAACATTTGAATTAGAAGCCGATTTCTATTATCCTTCAACCTCTACCTCCCTGCATTGGGAGAATAAAGCATTTTTCGAGGAACCGTTTTTTGAGGCCTCATGA
- a CDS encoding CT620/CT621 family type III secretion system effector: protein MTVQPSYITFNRNVTAALLGDQVDMTTPFSSSVFLFQELDQKARGLKHALGLLQEAEAKLPIVQISSEFIGDVSFENLPEEKITFPNITYDSSKVDEILKDPNLAAAKLYIEGLDKSFEDWLKEVDQGGIFNPTEAEKTIVKDFKIKLDTLKQSFTAGNPTTDQYNAIYALPKEFVAKIEELKGKDAPPKSKVINFWQNMMVVYNAMISLSYPVSEQLNIQLAECSLNIDEANKVIELIRQFSSSLKDLLNPVWDISSTASNLTGSGYNAMQGGMTRTYIMLGGVYRMLMDKYSSNAVDAMPQGVKDGVTTFISAMGSLKMNASVNLPSFLSLLYSYLVCAGQYGISQSSSQANYKEVLEKEYTYWNERGNGSFNVADVPLVTFKGNPSADYQGIKLFYNGSQTNLNPEFFQKCIELMTKDPTSVMSRSDYQKVIDGMNNGIKQIQAQITKWTEESAKLMGQKDSMDPTKLNYFDSMKEGKKTFVDTSPIQMVYSSLLLDKYLPNQQHVLETLGVQMTFSNKAAKYMNQIITNVTNFQTADVYYSLAIYLRQMNLQALTDALGKAQSVLDKEKVRCRADVERCQRVKTELTKILDSIKNDTELTSSQKRELRQTISGYEFQFDALLRNLGNLYIFLNNIQFTAVEKPEEVDEAFDIKVNGQKSDNWPRFLSAFESFVIEGGENGVVPGGEQQILQSLEATQQNFTTFNQNQQLALQLESSAIQQEWTMVSAALALMNQIFAKLTRRFK from the coding sequence GTGACGGTACAACCTTCATACATTACTTTTAATCGCAATGTAACGGCGGCACTACTTGGTGATCAGGTAGATATGACAACACCGTTTTCTAGTTCTGTGTTTCTTTTCCAAGAACTAGATCAAAAAGCAAGGGGATTAAAGCACGCACTTGGTTTGTTGCAAGAAGCAGAGGCTAAGTTGCCCATAGTACAAATTTCTTCAGAATTTATAGGAGATGTTTCTTTCGAAAATCTTCCTGAAGAAAAAATCACTTTTCCAAATATTACTTATGATTCTAGTAAAGTGGATGAGATCTTAAAAGATCCAAATCTTGCTGCTGCAAAACTTTATATAGAGGGACTTGATAAGAGTTTTGAAGATTGGCTAAAGGAAGTTGATCAAGGGGGGATTTTTAATCCCACAGAGGCTGAAAAAACTATAGTTAAAGATTTTAAAATAAAATTAGATACTTTGAAACAATCATTCACCGCCGGGAATCCTACAACTGATCAATATAATGCAATATATGCTTTACCCAAAGAGTTTGTAGCTAAGATAGAAGAACTCAAAGGGAAAGATGCTCCTCCAAAAAGTAAGGTGATCAATTTTTGGCAGAACATGATGGTAGTTTATAATGCCATGATCTCTTTGTCTTATCCTGTTTCTGAACAATTGAACATCCAACTTGCTGAATGCTCATTAAATATTGATGAAGCAAATAAAGTTATTGAGCTAATACGTCAATTCTCAAGCTCTCTTAAAGATCTACTTAATCCCGTATGGGATATCTCTTCGACAGCATCTAACTTAACTGGTTCTGGTTACAACGCTATGCAAGGCGGTATGACGCGTACCTACATAATGCTCGGTGGAGTATATCGCATGCTTATGGATAAGTATTCAAGTAATGCAGTAGATGCAATGCCTCAAGGAGTCAAAGACGGAGTAACTACTTTTATAAGTGCTATGGGTAGTTTGAAGATGAATGCCAGTGTGAATTTACCAAGTTTCCTAAGTTTGTTGTATTCCTATTTAGTATGTGCAGGGCAATACGGTATATCGCAAAGTAGCTCGCAGGCTAATTACAAAGAAGTTCTAGAGAAAGAATATACTTATTGGAATGAACGTGGGAATGGGAGTTTTAATGTTGCAGATGTCCCTTTAGTCACATTTAAAGGTAATCCTTCTGCTGATTATCAGGGTATCAAGCTATTCTACAACGGTAGCCAAACCAATCTTAATCCAGAATTTTTCCAAAAATGCATTGAGTTAATGACGAAGGATCCTACTTCGGTGATGTCACGCTCTGACTATCAGAAAGTGATTGATGGGATGAATAATGGTATTAAGCAAATCCAAGCTCAAATTACCAAATGGACAGAAGAATCAGCCAAATTAATGGGGCAAAAAGATTCTATGGATCCTACGAAATTAAATTATTTCGACAGTATGAAAGAGGGCAAAAAGACGTTTGTAGATACCTCTCCAATACAAATGGTTTATTCCTCTTTATTATTAGATAAGTATTTACCCAATCAGCAGCACGTTTTAGAGACATTAGGTGTACAGATGACTTTCTCTAATAAAGCTGCTAAGTACATGAATCAGATTATTACCAATGTTACGAATTTCCAAACTGCAGATGTTTATTATTCTTTAGCAATATATTTGCGTCAGATGAACTTACAGGCTCTTACTGATGCTTTAGGAAAAGCCCAGAGTGTTTTAGATAAGGAAAAAGTACGTTGTAGAGCAGATGTTGAGCGTTGTCAGAGAGTAAAAACCGAACTTACTAAAATCTTAGACAGCATAAAAAATGATACCGAGCTGACCTCTTCTCAGAAACGAGAGCTTCGTCAGACAATTTCTGGATACGAATTCCAATTTGATGCTTTATTGCGTAATCTAGGTAATCTTTATATCTTCCTAAACAATATACAATTTACTGCCGTAGAAAAACCTGAAGAAGTTGATGAAGCCTTTGATATTAAGGTGAACGGTCAAAAATCTGACAATTGGCCACGTTTCCTATCAGCTTTCGAAAGCTTTGTTATTGAAGGTGGTGAAAACGGTGTTGTTCCTGGTGGTGAGCAGCAGATTTTACAGAGTTTAGAAGCTACCCAACAGAATTTTACAACCTTTAACCAAAACCAACAGCTCGCATTACAGTTAGAATCTTCCGCAATTCAGCAAGAGTGGACTATGGTCAGCGCTGCTTTAGCATTGATGAATCAGATATTTGCGAAGTTAACACGTAGATTTAAATAG
- a CDS encoding NifU family protein, whose translation MTIPFQPVASWANVSPKVMKKFHKFYCGGTFSAEDAETKGANLIIGSQGHRLMGNYVIFYWLIDKINGKIIDAKFQYFGHPFLLVLAETTCNLVIGKTYAQAYNLTVNNIDTELRSHPNKPALPDNSSALYHCVIDALDIAAEQCMEIPLEDGSLPLKESFLPSEIEDANPYTKEAWESLSIESQLHALRTITEDKISPYVALDGGSVLIENLEGNIVTIAYAGNCSGCFSAIGSTLNSIGQLLRAYVYSELQIKVNEASLDFSMSQYSDEIN comes from the coding sequence ATGACAATTCCATTTCAACCTGTAGCCTCTTGGGCAAACGTATCTCCAAAAGTTATGAAGAAATTTCATAAATTTTATTGTGGCGGAACCTTCTCAGCAGAAGATGCCGAAACAAAAGGAGCTAATCTAATTATTGGCAGTCAAGGTCATAGGCTTATGGGCAATTATGTAATATTTTATTGGCTGATAGATAAGATAAATGGAAAAATTATCGACGCAAAATTCCAATACTTCGGACACCCTTTCCTACTTGTACTTGCAGAAACAACTTGCAACTTAGTTATTGGCAAAACTTATGCTCAAGCTTATAACTTAACCGTTAATAATATCGATACTGAGCTACGTTCCCATCCTAATAAACCCGCTCTTCCAGACAATAGTTCAGCTTTATACCATTGCGTCATTGATGCTTTAGATATAGCTGCTGAACAATGTATGGAAATCCCTCTCGAAGATGGTTCCCTGCCCTTAAAAGAATCTTTTTTACCTTCTGAGATCGAAGATGCCAATCCCTATACTAAAGAAGCTTGGGAAAGCCTCTCTATAGAATCACAATTACATGCTTTACGAACAATCACTGAAGATAAAATATCACCTTATGTAGCTCTCGATGGTGGTAGCGTACTTATTGAAAATCTTGAGGGAAATATTGTAACAATTGCCTATGCAGGAAATTGTTCTGGATGTTTTTCTGCTATAGGATCTACATTAAATTCTATAGGCCAACTCTTACGTGCCTATGTTTATTCTGAATTGCAAATTAAAGTAAATGAGGCATCTTTAGATTTTTCTATGTCTCAATACTCTGACGAAATTAATTAA